Proteins encoded within one genomic window of Bifidobacteriaceae bacterium:
- a CDS encoding excisionase family DNA-binding protein — protein sequence MPIIETIATSRILPDQIQALEQFAAASPSQELADVLQRLIHCIRQGDELTIIDGSADVTPNQAAAQLGMSRSHLYKLLDRGEIAFHRVGRDRRIRLRDLLEFEGRRQGDRRELAERFAHQRENRDHVVEELAELL from the coding sequence GTGCCAATAATCGAAACCATCGCCACCTCTAGGATCCTCCCGGACCAAATCCAAGCGCTCGAGCAGTTTGCGGCCGCAAGCCCTAGCCAAGAACTGGCGGATGTGCTGCAAAGGCTGATCCACTGCATTCGCCAAGGGGACGAATTGACCATCATCGACGGCTCTGCGGACGTAACGCCCAATCAGGCGGCCGCGCAACTCGGCATGAGCCGCTCCCACCTGTACAAGCTTCTCGACCGAGGCGAGATCGCGTTCCATCGCGTTGGACGCGATCGCCGCATACGCCTGCGTGACTTGCTCGAATTCGAGGGGCGCCGTCAAGGTGACCGCCGCGAACTCGCAGAACGTTTTGCCCACCAGCGCGAGAATCGCGATCACGTGGTCGAGGAGCTGGCAGAACTGTTGTGA